From a single Gammaproteobacteria bacterium genomic region:
- a CDS encoding methyltransferase — translation MPRRSGGRRARRAERAAPLAEAIKPVRPGHTGGQFRPLSEAGMAAIVDNAFRILAEVGFADATPHCIETCTAAGAVLGEDGRLRMPGNLVERTLEQARRNLVLHGQDPRNDLDLSGARVHFSTAGAAVMVADTENNLYRDSLAQDLYDMARIVDSCEHIHMFQRTCVPRDIPDNYEMDVNTLYCSVMGTSKHVGSSWTLPGHVEKSLEMLHLIAGGEDLWRARPFVSQSNCFVVPPMKFAIDALECLRVAVEGGMPVLLLSAGQAGATTPAYLAGAVSQAWAECLGGLVYVNAIRPGAPAILGAWPFVSDLRTGAMSGGSPEQGLLSAACAQIGIHFDLPFGTACGMTDGKFPDFQAGAERAATVLSAALSGANIVYESAGMYASLLGTCPESLLLDNDVLGAIGRVTRGIEVNSDTLSFAEIQQICFSGEGHYLGSGNTLQVMQSEYIYPDFGDRNSPTVWEEQGKPVMLQKALEKTREVLARPAPRHVADDIDALIRSEFPILLSPTAMSR, via the coding sequence ATGCCTCGAAGATCAGGCGGTAGAAGGGCGCGAAGGGCCGAGCGCGCCGCGCCCCTCGCCGAAGCGATCAAACCGGTTCGCCCGGGACACACCGGCGGACAGTTCCGGCCCTTGTCCGAGGCCGGCATGGCAGCAATCGTGGACAACGCCTTCAGAATTCTCGCTGAAGTGGGATTTGCCGACGCCACCCCTCACTGCATTGAAACCTGCACGGCGGCCGGCGCCGTGCTTGGCGAGGACGGACGTTTGCGCATGCCGGGAAATCTGGTCGAGCGAACCCTTGAGCAGGCCCGGCGAAATCTCGTGCTGCACGGTCAGGATCCGCGCAACGACCTGGATCTGAGCGGCGCCCGAGTGCACTTCTCCACCGCCGGCGCCGCTGTCATGGTCGCCGACACGGAGAACAATCTCTACAGGGATTCCCTGGCGCAGGACCTGTACGACATGGCGCGTATCGTCGATAGCTGCGAGCACATACACATGTTCCAGCGCACCTGCGTTCCGCGGGACATTCCCGACAACTACGAGATGGACGTCAATACGCTCTACTGCTCGGTCATGGGCACGAGCAAGCACGTCGGTTCGAGCTGGACGCTTCCCGGGCATGTGGAGAAGAGTCTTGAGATGCTGCATCTCATCGCCGGCGGCGAGGACCTGTGGCGCGCGCGTCCCTTCGTGAGTCAGTCCAACTGCTTTGTGGTGCCGCCGATGAAGTTCGCCATCGACGCCCTCGAATGCCTGCGGGTGGCCGTTGAGGGCGGCATGCCGGTGCTGCTGTTATCGGCCGGCCAGGCCGGCGCGACCACCCCCGCCTACCTGGCCGGGGCAGTCTCGCAAGCGTGGGCCGAGTGCCTCGGCGGGCTGGTTTATGTCAACGCGATCCGGCCCGGCGCGCCGGCGATTCTCGGCGCCTGGCCGTTCGTTTCGGATCTGCGTACCGGAGCGATGAGCGGCGGCTCCCCGGAGCAGGGTCTGCTGTCCGCCGCCTGCGCCCAGATCGGTATCCATTTCGACCTTCCCTTCGGCACCGCCTGCGGCATGACCGACGGCAAGTTTCCGGATTTTCAGGCCGGGGCGGAACGCGCCGCAACGGTGCTGTCCGCCGCCTTGTCCGGGGCGAACATCGTTTACGAGTCGGCCGGCATGTACGCCAGCCTGCTGGGAACCTGCCCGGAGAGCCTGTTGCTGGACAACGACGTCCTTGGCGCAATCGGGCGCGTTACGCGCGGCATCGAAGTCAACTCCGATACGTTGAGCTTCGCCGAGATCCAGCAGATCTGCTTCAGTGGCGAAGGACACTACCTGGGGTCGGGGAACACCCTGCAGGTGATGCAAAGCGAGTACATCTATCCCGACTTCGGCGACCGCAACAGCCCGACCGTCTGGGAGGAGCAGGGCAAGCCGGTAATGCTGCAAAAGGCGCTCGAGAAGACCCGGGAGGTTCTCGCCCGGCCCGCGCCGCGCCACGTCGCCGACGATATCGACGCCCTCATACGGTCCGAATTCCCGATCCTTCTCTCCCCGACAGCCATGAGCCGCTGA
- a CDS encoding cobalamin-binding protein, which yields MIEDLDGKAGTGEQEDDLVLAELNDAELVEQMHDDLYDGLRDEIIEGTEILLERGWAAEKVLNDALVGGMQIVGIDFRDGILFVPEVLLAANAMKGGMAVLRPLLAETGAKPVGKMVIGTVKGDIHDIGKNLVGMMMEGAGFEVIDIGINNDVESYLEALDKHRPDILGMSALLTTTMPYMKVVIDELVTRSIRSDYIVLVGGAPLNEEFGAAVGADAYCRDAAAAVDTAALLMRKRQNDG from the coding sequence ATGATCGAAGACCTTGACGGCAAGGCCGGAACCGGCGAGCAGGAGGACGATCTCGTCCTCGCTGAACTCAACGACGCTGAGCTCGTCGAGCAAATGCACGACGATCTGTACGACGGCCTCAGGGATGAAATCATCGAAGGCACGGAGATTCTTCTGGAGCGGGGCTGGGCGGCGGAAAAGGTGCTGAACGACGCCCTGGTGGGCGGCATGCAGATCGTGGGCATCGATTTTCGCGACGGCATCCTTTTCGTGCCGGAGGTGCTGCTGGCGGCCAACGCGATGAAGGGCGGCATGGCGGTGCTGCGGCCGTTGCTGGCCGAAACGGGCGCGAAGCCGGTCGGCAAGATGGTCATCGGCACGGTCAAGGGCGACATTCACGACATCGGCAAGAACCTGGTCGGAATGATGATGGAAGGCGCCGGTTTCGAGGTGATCGATATCGGCATCAACAACGATGTCGAAAGCTACCTGGAGGCGCTGGACAAACACCGCCCGGACATTCTCGGCATGTCGGCCCTGCTGACCACCACCATGCCGTACATGAAGGTGGTCATCGATGAACTCGTGACCCGGTCGATTCGCAGCGACTACATCGTACTGGTGGGCGGCGCGCCCCTGAACGAGGAATTCGGCGCGGCGGTGGGCGCGGACGCCTATTGCCGGGACGCCGCCGCCGCGGTGGACACCGCCGCACTCCTGATGCGCAAGAGGCAGAATGACGGATGA
- a CDS encoding FAD-dependent oxidoreductase: MQRQAQVVIIGGGIMGVGLLYHLAAEGCNDVLLIEKGELTSGSTWHAAGQCPNLVGDYNLAKIHEYSISLYGKLEQLTGQSVTWHDCGSVRFALTEQDLDWFRYLRGIAANVGYHMEIVDVAKIGKLNPFVSTEGVLAGAWTRNDGHADPFGLTQAMAKGARALGARVVRHNRVTGIDPLPGGEWKVMTEQGPVIAETVVNAAGCFARQVAGMVGADLPICNIQHHYLVTGPVPELAGRSEELPVTRDPHASVYLRQEQESGLIGIYESEGLSEAWQPGGLPPWESDSELFEDDLERLMPWLERAMERMPIFEPAGIKRIVNGAISHSPDGLPLLGPVAGLSNFWLCCGSSFGIAQGAGCGKYLAQWMLHGDSEINMTGFDPRRFGVFADKDYMGARGRQDYSRTYVTPPPGEELPAARRCRTSPLYDKLKAQGCVYTDTFGWERPKWFSTDGREEQYSFRHNNVFELVREECMAVRDRVGVLDLSGFAKYDVTGPDAETLLDRLCANRLPKRGRIALTHLLSEGGRIGAEATVTRLDDEAFYVLSAAGAELRDLDHLEQGRRPEEQVRVANVTDRRGVLVLAGPQARAVLARLTEEHLESSAFPWLSGREIEIAGMPVRALRVNYVGELGWELHPAMEYMEPLYDALMEAGADLGIGNFGLYAVNSLRMEKGYRSWGAELTNEVTMIDAAMERFIKFDKGDFIGREATLKQRDRTLQLIYFSLDPGDADVQGGEPIFAGERYVGVTTTGGYGHFVGQSLGFGYVPPSLAGPDTELTVDILGQRRRATVLDEPVYDPANVRLRA, from the coding sequence ATGCAGAGACAGGCTCAAGTTGTCATAATCGGCGGCGGCATTATGGGCGTCGGCCTGCTGTACCACCTGGCGGCCGAGGGGTGCAACGACGTCCTGCTGATCGAGAAGGGCGAGTTGACTTCGGGTTCGACCTGGCACGCGGCCGGTCAATGCCCCAATCTGGTCGGCGACTACAACCTTGCCAAGATCCACGAGTACAGCATTTCCCTGTACGGGAAACTGGAACAACTGACCGGACAGTCGGTTACCTGGCACGACTGCGGCAGTGTCCGCTTTGCCCTCACCGAGCAGGACCTGGACTGGTTCCGCTACCTCCGCGGCATCGCTGCAAATGTCGGTTACCACATGGAGATCGTCGACGTTGCAAAGATCGGCAAGTTGAATCCGTTTGTCTCTACCGAGGGAGTGCTGGCCGGCGCCTGGACCCGCAACGACGGCCATGCCGACCCGTTCGGGCTGACCCAGGCGATGGCCAAAGGCGCGCGCGCGCTCGGCGCCCGGGTCGTGCGGCACAACCGGGTGACCGGCATTGACCCCCTGCCGGGCGGCGAATGGAAGGTGATGACGGAGCAGGGGCCGGTTATCGCCGAGACCGTGGTCAATGCCGCGGGCTGCTTTGCCCGGCAGGTGGCGGGGATGGTGGGCGCGGACCTTCCGATCTGCAACATTCAGCACCACTATCTCGTCACCGGCCCGGTGCCGGAGCTGGCCGGCAGAAGTGAAGAACTCCCCGTAACCCGCGACCCCCATGCCTCCGTCTACCTGCGCCAGGAGCAAGAGTCCGGTCTGATCGGCATCTACGAGTCTGAAGGGCTCAGCGAAGCCTGGCAACCGGGCGGACTGCCGCCCTGGGAGTCCGACAGCGAACTGTTCGAGGACGATCTCGAGCGCCTGATGCCCTGGCTGGAGCGGGCCATGGAGCGTATGCCGATCTTCGAACCGGCGGGCATCAAGCGGATCGTCAACGGAGCCATTTCCCACAGCCCCGACGGTCTGCCGCTGCTCGGCCCGGTGGCGGGCTTGAGCAATTTCTGGCTCTGCTGCGGCTCGTCGTTCGGCATTGCCCAGGGCGCCGGCTGCGGCAAGTACCTGGCTCAGTGGATGTTGCATGGCGACTCCGAAATCAACATGACCGGGTTCGATCCGCGGCGTTTCGGGGTGTTTGCCGACAAGGACTACATGGGCGCCAGGGGGCGCCAGGACTACTCCAGGACCTACGTCACGCCGCCTCCCGGGGAAGAACTGCCGGCAGCCCGTCGCTGCCGGACCAGCCCCCTCTACGACAAGCTCAAGGCCCAGGGCTGTGTCTACACCGACACCTTCGGCTGGGAGCGCCCCAAGTGGTTCTCGACCGACGGCCGCGAGGAGCAATACAGCTTTCGCCACAACAACGTGTTCGAGCTGGTGCGCGAAGAGTGCATGGCCGTGCGCGACCGGGTCGGCGTCCTGGACCTCTCCGGATTCGCCAAGTACGACGTGACGGGCCCCGATGCGGAGACGCTGCTGGATCGGCTGTGCGCCAACCGTCTGCCGAAACGCGGCCGCATCGCGCTCACCCATCTGCTGTCCGAGGGCGGACGAATCGGCGCGGAAGCAACCGTCACGCGCCTGGATGACGAAGCCTTCTACGTGCTTTCCGCGGCGGGCGCCGAACTGCGCGATCTTGACCACCTCGAGCAGGGCCGCCGCCCTGAAGAGCAAGTGCGCGTCGCCAACGTCACGGACCGGCGCGGCGTGCTGGTGCTGGCGGGCCCCCAGGCCCGGGCCGTGCTGGCCCGGCTGACGGAAGAGCACCTTGAGAGCAGCGCCTTTCCCTGGCTCAGCGGTCGGGAAATCGAGATCGCTGGGATGCCGGTGCGTGCGTTGCGCGTGAACTATGTGGGCGAACTCGGGTGGGAACTGCACCCGGCGATGGAATACATGGAGCCTCTGTACGACGCGCTGATGGAGGCCGGGGCGGACCTCGGCATCGGCAATTTCGGTCTCTACGCGGTCAATAGTCTAAGAATGGAAAAAGGCTATCGCAGCTGGGGCGCGGAACTGACCAATGAAGTCACGATGATCGACGCGGCCATGGAGCGCTTCATCAAGTTCGACAAGGGCGATTTCATCGGCCGGGAGGCGACGCTCAAGCAGCGGGACCGCACGCTGCAGCTGATCTATTTCAGTCTCGACCCCGGCGATGCGGACGTGCAGGGCGGGGAGCCGATCTTCGCCGGCGAGCGCTACGTGGGCGTGACAACCACCGGCGGTTATGGACACTTCGTTGGGCAAAGCCTGGGGTTCGGCTATGTGCCGCCGTCGCTGGCAGGCCCGGATACCGAGTTGACGGTCGACATTCTGGGTCAACGGAGGCGGGCCACGGTGCTTGACGAGCCCGTGTATGACCCGGCCAATGTTCGTTTACGCGCCTGA